One window of the Microvirga mediterraneensis genome contains the following:
- a CDS encoding ABC transporter ATP-binding protein yields the protein MEQPLLSVRGLTKHFKPMGFSRRSVVRAIENVSFDVPRGTVVGLVGESGSGKTTIGRSVLRLIEPTSGEVRFNGIDITKLTASQMRRQRKSMQYIFQDPFASLSPRMTIGQILTEGLEIQHVGTVQERIQRARATLAAVDLPADAFDRYAHEFSGGQRQRIGIARALALEPQLIVADEPVSALDVSIQAQIINLLRGLQVRLGLTMLFISHDLAVVEYICDTVIVLYLGRIMEIAPSEKLYADPRHPYTRALLSAIPSPDPARARTRQILKGDIPSPANPPSGCVFRTRCLHAVEQCAAMVPPLEEVSPGHFKACIRHDVSG from the coding sequence ATGGAACAGCCGCTGCTCTCAGTCAGGGGGCTGACCAAGCATTTCAAGCCAATGGGCTTTTCCCGCAGATCCGTCGTTCGCGCGATCGAGAATGTCTCCTTTGATGTGCCACGCGGAACGGTCGTCGGCCTCGTAGGTGAGTCAGGCAGCGGCAAAACCACAATTGGACGCTCTGTTCTGCGCTTGATCGAGCCGACGTCCGGTGAGGTTCGCTTCAATGGCATCGACATCACGAAGCTCACAGCATCTCAGATGCGTCGGCAGCGCAAGAGCATGCAGTATATTTTCCAGGATCCATTCGCGAGTCTGTCGCCGCGTATGACCATCGGACAGATCCTGACCGAAGGACTTGAAATCCAACATGTGGGAACGGTCCAGGAGCGGATACAGCGCGCCAGGGCGACACTTGCCGCCGTCGATCTGCCAGCCGATGCCTTTGACCGCTACGCGCATGAGTTCTCGGGTGGGCAGCGCCAGCGTATTGGAATCGCGCGAGCGTTAGCGCTCGAACCTCAGCTAATCGTAGCAGATGAACCAGTTTCGGCACTCGATGTCTCGATCCAAGCTCAGATCATCAATCTGCTGCGCGGCCTGCAGGTTCGCCTCGGATTGACGATGCTGTTCATCTCGCATGACTTGGCAGTCGTCGAATACATCTGTGATACGGTCATCGTGCTCTACCTGGGGCGCATCATGGAAATTGCGCCGAGCGAGAAGCTCTATGCCGATCCGCGGCATCCGTATACGCGGGCGCTGCTCTCGGCGATCCCGTCTCCGGATCCCGCCAGAGCCCGTACTCGGCAGATCCTAAAGGGGGATATTCCAAGCCCTGCGAATCCGCCTTCCGGGTGTGTGTTTCGTACCCGTTGCCTGCACGCGGTTGAGCAATGTGCGGCAATGGTGCCCCCCCTCGAAGAGGTTTCTCCTGGTCACTTCAAGGCCTGCATCCGGCACGATGTGAGTGGGTAA
- a CDS encoding ABC transporter ATP-binding protein: MHVTPILDISGLKTVFRIGGRPVAAVQDLNLTIKPGETLALVGESGSGKSVTSLSVMGLLPRGMGQVAEGSILFRGKTGQTQDLTQLDAEGMRQIRGNDIAMVFQEPMTSLNPVYTIGEQIAEPMRIHLGRSHKDAAAAAIKLLADVGIPDPERRADQYPHELSGGMRQRATIAMALACDPVLLIADEPTTALDVTIQAQILDLLQKLQADRGMGILFVTHNLGIVAEIADRVAVMYAGRIVETGMVAEVFAHPRHPYTIGLMRSIPKLGEATALKLQGTPLPTIPGSVPSLVQLPNGCSFAPRCLYSIDACRVDVPPLYETGNSQKSRCIRWKEV, translated from the coding sequence ATGCATGTCACCCCGATCCTGGATATCTCCGGCTTGAAAACGGTATTTCGCATCGGCGGACGTCCGGTGGCCGCCGTACAGGATCTGAACCTGACGATTAAGCCAGGCGAAACCCTGGCACTGGTCGGGGAGTCCGGATCGGGCAAGTCCGTCACCAGCCTGTCGGTGATGGGCCTTCTACCGAGAGGAATGGGGCAGGTGGCTGAGGGTAGCATCCTGTTTCGGGGCAAGACAGGACAAACTCAGGACCTCACGCAGCTCGATGCCGAGGGTATGCGGCAGATCAGAGGCAATGACATCGCCATGGTGTTCCAGGAACCTATGACGAGCCTGAACCCGGTTTATACAATCGGCGAGCAGATCGCCGAGCCTATGCGTATTCACCTCGGGCGGAGCCACAAGGATGCCGCGGCTGCCGCGATCAAACTCCTGGCCGATGTCGGCATTCCCGATCCCGAGCGGCGCGCCGATCAGTATCCGCACGAGCTCTCAGGCGGCATGCGCCAACGTGCCACCATCGCGATGGCGCTTGCCTGTGATCCGGTGCTCCTGATTGCCGATGAGCCGACCACCGCGCTCGACGTGACGATCCAAGCCCAGATTCTCGACCTCCTGCAGAAGCTGCAAGCGGATCGGGGCATGGGGATCCTGTTCGTCACTCATAACCTGGGCATAGTGGCGGAGATCGCTGATCGGGTGGCTGTGATGTATGCCGGGCGTATCGTCGAGACGGGCATGGTGGCCGAGGTGTTTGCACATCCACGTCATCCCTACACGATCGGTCTGATGCGGTCGATCCCGAAGCTGGGAGAAGCAACCGCATTGAAGCTGCAAGGTACTCCACTGCCGACGATTCCAGGATCCGTGCCAAGCCTCGTTCAGCTTCCGAACGGCTGCTCCTTTGCACCACGATGCCTCTATTCGATCGACGCATGTCGGGTCGATGTCCCGCCGTTATATGAAACCGGCAACAGCCAGAAGAGCCGCTGCATCCGATGGAAGGAAGTTTAG
- a CDS encoding glutamate/aspartate ABC transporter substrate-binding protein: MKMAIAGYFASVAAAAVISVGATAAHAQTAGLDGTLAKVANDGVVVVGYREASIPFSYYDDGKNPIGYSMDVTSAVIEQIKARIGRADLEVRKLPITSQNRISLLQNGTIDFECTTTTHNESREKQVDFTNSIFVVGTRLMAAKDSGITDFPDLKGQNVVVGAGTTSEILLRKMNAEQQMGMNIVSAKDHAESFLMLSTGRAKAMMMDDALLAGERAKAKDASKYVITGTPQSRESYGCMVRKGDTQMKQLLDTTIAELQTSGKAAQIYQKWFMSPIPPRGLNLDFPMSDDLKSLFAQPNSNILN; the protein is encoded by the coding sequence ATGAAGATGGCGATTGCAGGATACTTCGCGAGTGTCGCAGCGGCCGCGGTGATCAGCGTCGGCGCAACGGCCGCTCACGCACAGACGGCAGGGTTGGACGGCACCCTGGCGAAGGTCGCGAATGACGGCGTCGTCGTGGTCGGATATCGCGAGGCATCGATCCCGTTTTCTTATTACGACGATGGAAAGAACCCAATCGGATACTCCATGGACGTCACAAGCGCGGTCATCGAGCAGATTAAAGCAAGGATCGGACGCGCTGATCTGGAGGTCAGGAAACTGCCGATCACGTCCCAGAATCGCATCTCGCTTCTGCAGAACGGGACCATCGACTTCGAATGCACGACCACGACCCATAATGAGTCGCGCGAGAAGCAGGTTGATTTCACAAACAGCATCTTCGTCGTGGGCACACGGCTGATGGCGGCAAAGGACTCGGGCATCACCGATTTTCCCGATCTCAAGGGGCAGAACGTCGTCGTCGGCGCGGGGACGACCTCGGAAATCCTGCTGCGGAAGATGAACGCCGAGCAGCAGATGGGCATGAACATCGTCAGTGCCAAGGACCATGCTGAGTCCTTCCTGATGCTGTCGACCGGGCGCGCCAAGGCTATGATGATGGATGATGCGCTTCTGGCCGGCGAGCGGGCGAAGGCGAAGGATGCTTCCAAGTACGTCATCACCGGCACGCCGCAGTCCCGTGAAAGCTATGGCTGCATGGTGCGCAAGGGCGATACGCAGATGAAGCAGCTTCTGGACACGACGATAGCCGAACTGCAGACCTCGGGGAAGGCCGCTCAGATCTACCAGAAGTGGTTCATGTCGCCGATCCCGCCCCGCGGCCTCAACCTCGATTTTCCGATGTCGGATGATCTCAAGAGTCTGTTCGCTCAGCCCAACAGCAACATTCTGAACTGA
- a CDS encoding dihydrodipicolinate synthase family protein: MTTFRGVVPPVVTPLTETYEVDYPSYTKVLEHLIAGGVHGLFVLGSTSEVIFHDEATRRQILEHTVKVVNGRLPVLAGVIDPTTDRVIGHARTAQSIGVDAVVVTAPFYTRTSQPEVVDHFRYVREAIDLPVIAYDIPVCVHTKLERKTTVALAREGTIAGLKDSSGDDGNFRFCLLDLMDQPDIFLMTGSEIVVDNVLQMGAHGVVPGLANVDPHGYVRLWDHAQAGDWEAARKEQERLCRLFEMVWVSLPRTSAGSAGVGAFKTAMHALGIIATNTMARPQRSLNAEEATKVEAIVRAAGLAS; encoded by the coding sequence ATGACTACTTTTCGCGGCGTCGTTCCTCCCGTTGTCACTCCTCTAACCGAAACCTACGAGGTCGACTATCCGTCCTACACCAAGGTTCTGGAACATCTCATCGCAGGTGGCGTGCATGGCCTCTTTGTTCTCGGCTCAACGAGTGAGGTGATTTTCCACGACGAGGCAACCCGGCGTCAGATCCTCGAACACACCGTGAAAGTGGTGAACGGACGCTTGCCGGTTTTGGCCGGCGTCATCGATCCGACGACGGACCGGGTCATCGGCCACGCCAGAACGGCGCAGTCGATCGGGGTAGATGCAGTGGTGGTGACCGCTCCCTTCTATACCCGCACGAGCCAACCGGAGGTCGTCGACCATTTCCGTTACGTGCGTGAAGCAATTGATCTGCCTGTAATCGCTTACGATATTCCGGTCTGCGTGCACACCAAGCTGGAGAGGAAGACGACAGTGGCTCTGGCCCGCGAAGGAACGATTGCAGGGCTCAAGGATTCGAGCGGCGACGACGGCAATTTCCGATTTTGCCTGCTTGATCTCATGGACCAACCCGACATCTTCCTCATGACAGGCTCCGAGATCGTCGTCGATAACGTCCTCCAGATGGGAGCCCATGGCGTAGTTCCCGGGCTCGCGAACGTGGACCCTCACGGCTACGTACGGCTGTGGGACCATGCTCAAGCCGGAGATTGGGAGGCCGCGCGCAAGGAGCAGGAGCGCCTGTGCCGGCTTTTTGAAATGGTCTGGGTTTCATTGCCACGCACCAGCGCGGGATCGGCGGGAGTTGGTGCCTTCAAGACTGCGATGCACGCTCTCGGCATCATTGCCACCAACACGATGGCCCGGCCTCAGCGATCGCTCAATGCCGAGGAAGCCACAAAGGTGGAGGCAATCGTCCGTGCTGCTGGGCTCGCGAGCTGA
- a CDS encoding LysR substrate-binding domain-containing protein: protein MSKPYSFQQIQAFKAVMETGTTTTAAIALNTTQPSISRKLADFQRATGLKLFEHHHGRLRPTREGRQLYESVRRNFEGLEKIETAVGILRKSGAGVLRLGSTSTLATGLLPQVIKRFLAQFPGTFVGLQTLPTPQLAELLNQNLIDLAVTTGDVDPSIFETRILTTTSAVCIVPQNHPLACSDWVDLEELRRHQMILLNDSDNIVIRMRELLNGLGAPENIVVETNSSITICALVVAGVGVGIVNPYIANTMSQGLVIKELRPSIRVDVSLVRSMTLAPSLLGEAFSRLLADTIA, encoded by the coding sequence GTGTCCAAACCTTATAGTTTTCAACAAATTCAAGCTTTTAAGGCCGTCATGGAGACCGGCACGACCACCACTGCCGCAATAGCACTGAACACGACGCAGCCGTCGATCAGCCGAAAGCTCGCAGATTTTCAACGTGCGACCGGACTCAAGCTGTTCGAGCACCACCACGGACGGCTCCGGCCTACTCGGGAGGGGCGCCAGCTCTATGAATCCGTCCGGCGGAATTTCGAAGGGCTTGAGAAGATTGAGACGGCTGTCGGTATTCTGCGCAAGTCAGGCGCCGGCGTTCTGCGCCTAGGAAGCACCTCAACCTTGGCCACGGGCCTGCTGCCGCAGGTGATCAAGCGTTTCCTGGCCCAATTCCCTGGCACCTTCGTTGGGCTTCAGACCCTGCCGACGCCTCAGCTTGCGGAGCTGCTGAACCAGAACCTGATCGACCTTGCCGTGACCACGGGCGATGTGGACCCATCGATCTTCGAAACCCGCATCCTGACGACGACCTCAGCCGTCTGCATCGTTCCGCAGAATCACCCACTGGCGTGTTCAGACTGGGTCGATTTGGAAGAACTGCGCAGGCATCAGATGATCCTGCTCAACGATTCGGACAACATCGTGATCCGTATGCGTGAACTGCTGAACGGGCTCGGCGCTCCAGAGAACATCGTGGTCGAGACGAACTCCTCGATTACCATCTGCGCGCTCGTCGTGGCAGGGGTAGGCGTCGGCATCGTCAATCCGTACATCGCGAACACCATGTCCCAAGGGCTGGTCATCAAGGAACTGCGTCCCTCAATTCGTGTCGATGTATCGCTGGTCCGCTCCATGACGCTTGCCCCGTCACTTCTAGGCGAGGCCTTTTCCCGTCTACTTGCAGATACGATCGCTTAG